One genomic segment of Phyllopteryx taeniolatus isolate TA_2022b chromosome 12, UOR_Ptae_1.2, whole genome shotgun sequence includes these proteins:
- the mao gene encoding amine oxidase [flavin-containing] isoform X2: MTAPGDTYDVIVVGGGISGLSAAKLLLESGLSPVVLEARDRVGGRTFTTRNKETKWVDLGGAYVGPTQNRILRLAKQYGVETYKVNEQERLVHYVDGKSSSFKASFPPMWNPVVKLDFTNLFRTLDQMGSEIPRDAPWKAPRAEEWDKMSMRQLIENVCWTSAARRFATLFVNVNVTSEPHEVSALWFLWYIKQSGGTMRIFSTTNGGQERKFVGGSGQISECMARELGDRVKLQSPVYRIDQSGEAVLVETTDKQIYVAKYVIVATPPGLNLKMHFNPELPPLRNQLIHRVPMGSVIKCMVYYKENFWRKKGLCGSMVIEEEGAPIGLTLDDTKPDGSVPAIMGFILARKCRRLCGLTKEERFKRICESFSRVLGTEEALHAIHYEEKNWCEEEYSGGCYTAYFPPGILTQFGRVLREPVGRLYFAGTETATEWSGYMEGAVQAGERAAREILCTMGKIHRSQIWQTEPESEDVPARPFPTSFWDRNSPSVGGLLKLAGAFALLSAAGVLAYKKGLLLLPRC, from the exons GGTTGAGTGCAGCCAAGCTGTTGCTCGAGAGCGGACTGAGCCCCGTTGTCTTGGAGGCCCGCGACAGAGTTGGCGGTCGAACGTTCACCACGCGG AATAAGGAGACCAAATGGGTGGACCTGGGCGGGGCTTATGTCGGCCCGACACAGAATCGCATCCTCCGGTTGGCCAAGCAGTACGGCGTCGAGACGTACAAAGTCAACGAGCAGGAGCGGCTGGTGCATTACGTCGAC GGCAAGTCTTCCTCCTTCAAAGCGTCGTTCCCGCCCATGTGGAACCCCGTGGTCAAGTTGGACTTCACCAACCTCTTCAGGACCTTGGACCAGATGGGCTCGGAG ATCCCCAGAGACGCCCCCTGGAAAGCGCCCCGGGCCGAGGAGTGGGACAAGATGAGCATGCGGCAGCTCATCGAGAACGTTTGCTGGACCAG CGCCGCCCGCCGCTTCGCCACGTTGTTCGTCAACGTGAACGTGACCTCCGAACCCCACGAGGTGTCGGCCCTCTGGTTCTTGTGGTACATCAAGCAGTCGGGAGGAACCATGAGGATCTTCTCCACCACCAACGGAGGACAG GAGAGGAAGTTTGTGGGCGGCTCGGGTCAGATCAGCGAGTGCATGGCCAGAGAGCTCGGCGATCGGGTCAAGCTGCAATCGCCGGTCTACAGGATCGACCAGAGCGGCGAGGCGGTGCTGGTGGAGACCACGGATAAACAGATCTACGTG gccaaGTACGTGATCGTGGCCACCCCTCCCGGTCTCAACCTGAAGATGCACTTTAACCCCGAGCTGCCCCCCCTGAGGAACCAGCTCATCCACCGCGTCCCCATGGGCTCGGTCATCAAGTGCATGGTGTACTACAAAGAGAACTTCTGGAGGAAGAAGG GTTTGTGCGGCAGCATGGTGATCGAGGAGGAGGGGGCGCCCATCGGACTGACGCTGGATGACACGAAGCCCGACGGCTCCGTGCCGGCCATTATGGG ATTCATCCTGGCCCGCAAATGCAGGAGGCTCTGCGGCCTCACCAAAGAAGAGAG GTTCAAGAGGATCTGCGAGAGCTTCTCCAGAGTGTTGGGCACTGAGGAAGCGCTGCAT GCCATCCACTATGAGGAGAAGAACTGGTGTGAAGAGGAGTACTCGGGAGGGTGCTACACGGCCTACTTCCCGCCAGGCATCCTCACCCAGTTCGGAAG GGTGCTGCGGGAGCCGGTGGGCAGGTTGTACTTCGCCGGCACCGAGACCGCCACCGAGTGGAGTGGCTACATGGAGGGCGCCGTCCAGGCTGGAGAGAGGGCGGCCAGAGAG ATTTTGTGCACGATGGGAAAGATCCACCGCAGCCAGATCTGGCAGACGGAGCCCGAGTCCGAG GATGTGCCGGCGCGCCCCTTCCCCACCAGCTTCTGGGACAGGAACTCGCCCTCGGTGGGCGGCCTGCTCAAGTTGGCGGGAGCGTTCGCCTTGCTGTCCGCGGCCGGCGTGCTCGCCTACAAGAagggcctcctcctcctcccgcgGTGTTAG
- the mao gene encoding amine oxidase [flavin-containing] isoform X1, with protein MTAPGDTYDVIVVGGGISGLSAAKLLLESGLSPVVLEARDRVGGRTFTTRNKETKWVDLGGAYVGPTQNRILRLAKQYGVETYKVNEQERLVHYVDGKSSSFKASFPPMWNPVVKLDFTNLFRTLDQMGSEIPRDAPWKAPRAEEWDKMSMRQLIENVCWTSAARRFATLFVNVNVTSEPHEVSALWFLWYIKQSGGTMRIFSTTNGGQERKFVGGSGQISECMARELGDRVKLQSPVYRIDQSGEAVLVETTDKQIYVAKYVIVATPPGLNLKMHFNPELPPLRNQLIHRVPMGSVIKCMVYYKENFWRKKDSSWPANAGGSAASPKKRGSRGSARASPECWALRKRCMPSTMRRRTGVKRSTREGATRPTSRQASSPSSEGCCGSRWAGCTSPAPRPPPSGVATWRAPSRLERGRPERFCARWERSTAARSGRRSPSPRMCRRAPSPPASGTGTRPRWAACSSWRERSPCCPRPACSPTRRASSSSRGVRKPLPHSCTYLASAAFRGEGKRPGRPPSPRYVLKTAIRTS; from the exons GGTTGAGTGCAGCCAAGCTGTTGCTCGAGAGCGGACTGAGCCCCGTTGTCTTGGAGGCCCGCGACAGAGTTGGCGGTCGAACGTTCACCACGCGG AATAAGGAGACCAAATGGGTGGACCTGGGCGGGGCTTATGTCGGCCCGACACAGAATCGCATCCTCCGGTTGGCCAAGCAGTACGGCGTCGAGACGTACAAAGTCAACGAGCAGGAGCGGCTGGTGCATTACGTCGAC GGCAAGTCTTCCTCCTTCAAAGCGTCGTTCCCGCCCATGTGGAACCCCGTGGTCAAGTTGGACTTCACCAACCTCTTCAGGACCTTGGACCAGATGGGCTCGGAG ATCCCCAGAGACGCCCCCTGGAAAGCGCCCCGGGCCGAGGAGTGGGACAAGATGAGCATGCGGCAGCTCATCGAGAACGTTTGCTGGACCAG CGCCGCCCGCCGCTTCGCCACGTTGTTCGTCAACGTGAACGTGACCTCCGAACCCCACGAGGTGTCGGCCCTCTGGTTCTTGTGGTACATCAAGCAGTCGGGAGGAACCATGAGGATCTTCTCCACCACCAACGGAGGACAG GAGAGGAAGTTTGTGGGCGGCTCGGGTCAGATCAGCGAGTGCATGGCCAGAGAGCTCGGCGATCGGGTCAAGCTGCAATCGCCGGTCTACAGGATCGACCAGAGCGGCGAGGCGGTGCTGGTGGAGACCACGGATAAACAGATCTACGTG gccaaGTACGTGATCGTGGCCACCCCTCCCGGTCTCAACCTGAAGATGCACTTTAACCCCGAGCTGCCCCCCCTGAGGAACCAGCTCATCCACCGCGTCCCCATGGGCTCGGTCATCAAGTGCATGGTGTACTACAAAGAGAACTTCTGGAGGAAGAAGG ATTCATCCTGGCCCGCAAATGCAGGAGGCTCTGCGGCCTCACCAAAGAAGAGAG GTTCAAGAGGATCTGCGAGAGCTTCTCCAGAGTGTTGGGCACTGAGGAAGCGCTGCAT GCCATCCACTATGAGGAGAAGAACTGGTGTGAAGAGGAGTACTCGGGAGGGTGCTACACGGCCTACTTCCCGCCAGGCATCCTCACCCAGTTCGGAAG GGTGCTGCGGGAGCCGGTGGGCAGGTTGTACTTCGCCGGCACCGAGACCGCCACCGAGTGGAGTGGCTACATGGAGGGCGCCGTCCAGGCTGGAGAGAGGGCGGCCAGAGAG ATTTTGTGCACGATGGGAAAGATCCACCGCAGCCAGATCTGGCAGACGGAGCCCGAGTCCGAG GATGTGCCGGCGCGCCCCTTCCCCACCAGCTTCTGGGACAGGAACTCGCCCTCGGTGGGCGGCCTGCTCAAGTTGGCGGGAGCGTTCGCCTTGCTGTCCGCGGCCGGCGTGCTCGCCTACAAGAagggcctcctcctcctcccgcgGTGTTAGAAAGCCGCTGCCGCATTCGTGTACTTACTTGGCGAGCGCCGCTTTCCGCGGGGAGGGGAAACGACCGGGCCGGCCGCCGTCTCCTCGCTACGTTTTGAAGACGGCTATTCGAACGAGCTAA
- the mao gene encoding amine oxidase [flavin-containing] isoform X3, producing MTAPGDTYDVIVVGGGISGLSAAKLLLESGLSPVVLEARDRVGGRTFTTRNKETKWVDLGGAYVGPTQNRILRLAKQYGVETYKVNEQERLVHYVDGKSSSFKASFPPMWNPVVKLDFTNLFRTLDQMGSEIPRDAPWKAPRAEEWDKMSMRQLIENVCWTSAARRFATLFVNVNVTSEPHEVSALWFLWYIKQSGGTMRIFSTTNGGQAKYVIVATPPGLNLKMHFNPELPPLRNQLIHRVPMGSVIKCMVYYKENFWRKKGEEHKGGRTRRSLFFPILFSAPGLCGSMVIEEEGAPIGLTLDDTKPDGSVPAIMGFILARKCRRLCGLTKEERFKRICESFSRVLGTEEALHAIHYEEKNWCEEEYSGGCYTAYFPPGILTQFGRVLREPVGRLYFAGTETATEWSGYMEGAVQAGERAAREILCTMGKIHRSQIWQTEPESEDVPARPFPTSFWDRNSPSVGGLLKLAGAFALLSAAGVLAYKKGLLLLPRC from the exons GGTTGAGTGCAGCCAAGCTGTTGCTCGAGAGCGGACTGAGCCCCGTTGTCTTGGAGGCCCGCGACAGAGTTGGCGGTCGAACGTTCACCACGCGG AATAAGGAGACCAAATGGGTGGACCTGGGCGGGGCTTATGTCGGCCCGACACAGAATCGCATCCTCCGGTTGGCCAAGCAGTACGGCGTCGAGACGTACAAAGTCAACGAGCAGGAGCGGCTGGTGCATTACGTCGAC GGCAAGTCTTCCTCCTTCAAAGCGTCGTTCCCGCCCATGTGGAACCCCGTGGTCAAGTTGGACTTCACCAACCTCTTCAGGACCTTGGACCAGATGGGCTCGGAG ATCCCCAGAGACGCCCCCTGGAAAGCGCCCCGGGCCGAGGAGTGGGACAAGATGAGCATGCGGCAGCTCATCGAGAACGTTTGCTGGACCAG CGCCGCCCGCCGCTTCGCCACGTTGTTCGTCAACGTGAACGTGACCTCCGAACCCCACGAGGTGTCGGCCCTCTGGTTCTTGTGGTACATCAAGCAGTCGGGAGGAACCATGAGGATCTTCTCCACCACCAACGGAGGACAG gccaaGTACGTGATCGTGGCCACCCCTCCCGGTCTCAACCTGAAGATGCACTTTAACCCCGAGCTGCCCCCCCTGAGGAACCAGCTCATCCACCGCGTCCCCATGGGCTCGGTCATCAAGTGCATGGTGTACTACAAAGAGAACTTCTGGAGGAAGAAGGGTGAGGAACACAAGGGAGGAAGGACTCGCCGTTCCTTGTTTTTCCCTATCTTGTTTTCCGCTCCAGGTTTGTGCGGCAGCATGGTGATCGAGGAGGAGGGGGCGCCCATCGGACTGACGCTGGATGACACGAAGCCCGACGGCTCCGTGCCGGCCATTATGGG ATTCATCCTGGCCCGCAAATGCAGGAGGCTCTGCGGCCTCACCAAAGAAGAGAG GTTCAAGAGGATCTGCGAGAGCTTCTCCAGAGTGTTGGGCACTGAGGAAGCGCTGCAT GCCATCCACTATGAGGAGAAGAACTGGTGTGAAGAGGAGTACTCGGGAGGGTGCTACACGGCCTACTTCCCGCCAGGCATCCTCACCCAGTTCGGAAG GGTGCTGCGGGAGCCGGTGGGCAGGTTGTACTTCGCCGGCACCGAGACCGCCACCGAGTGGAGTGGCTACATGGAGGGCGCCGTCCAGGCTGGAGAGAGGGCGGCCAGAGAG ATTTTGTGCACGATGGGAAAGATCCACCGCAGCCAGATCTGGCAGACGGAGCCCGAGTCCGAG GATGTGCCGGCGCGCCCCTTCCCCACCAGCTTCTGGGACAGGAACTCGCCCTCGGTGGGCGGCCTGCTCAAGTTGGCGGGAGCGTTCGCCTTGCTGTCCGCGGCCGGCGTGCTCGCCTACAAGAagggcctcctcctcctcccgcgGTGTTAG